A portion of the Methanomassiliicoccus sp. genome contains these proteins:
- a CDS encoding GNAT family protein codes for MKMESERIRIRSMEKKDAEGLFKLLSHPRVNCYVSEKIDSLAEAYKHIDRSNPEFDLTVCLKETDVFIGMLFGMQDGDDMYSPCWNFLPEYCGQGYATEAVKAYFDYLFLEKNMRRLYAYTEEYNTASQNVCRKLGMRHEGTFKEFISFVNNPDGTPKYETTLQFAILKREWRSMEQHSICK; via the coding sequence ATGAAAATGGAATCCGAGCGGATTCGTATCAGAAGCATGGAAAAGAAAGACGCAGAAGGATTATTCAAGCTGCTTTCCCATCCGAGAGTGAATTGCTATGTCAGTGAGAAAATCGACTCATTGGCTGAAGCATATAAGCATATAGACAGATCAAATCCGGAATTTGATCTCACCGTGTGCCTGAAAGAAACGGACGTCTTTATCGGTATGCTTTTCGGTATGCAGGATGGCGATGATATGTACAGTCCCTGCTGGAATTTCCTTCCCGAATACTGCGGGCAAGGATACGCTACCGAAGCTGTGAAGGCGTATTTCGATTATCTTTTCCTGGAAAAGAACATGCGGCGGCTATATGCCTACACCGAAGAATACAATACCGCATCGCAGAATGTTTGCCGCAAACTCGGTATGCGACATGAAGGAACGTTTAAAGAGTTTATTTCCTTCGTGAACAATCCGGATGGCACACCCAAATATGAGACCACGCTTCAGTTTGCTATTCTGAAAAGAGAGTGGCGATCGATGGAACAACATTCAATTTGTAAGTAA
- a CDS encoding response regulator, whose protein sequence is MNVLCVDDDEELLYLTKVFLGEGGTINVTPVSSANSALDLLRKGEYDAIISDYNMPEMNGIDFLKTLRRKGDRTPFIFLTSSGREEVIKDAVNNGANSFIQRGEGMAAFRNLRSTMVQLSQVGEMTRKFARRGDNPQSAIYDFSGPTCLYRSGTMVHANADCARLFGFEIVNEMMNEPSLAWALPELHEEVLDRLLNLELRRTSNFIHVMPMQRADGSRFKAMINDTHIELEDGPACLIRCWDISDHKKVSGPLQARINGSRPDLTSRSDNM, encoded by the coding sequence ATGAATGTACTATGCGTCGACGATGATGAGGAACTTCTGTATCTGACGAAAGTGTTCTTGGGCGAAGGTGGCACGATCAACGTTACACCGGTATCCTCAGCGAACTCAGCTCTCGATCTGTTACGAAAGGGTGAGTACGATGCCATCATTTCCGACTACAACATGCCTGAAATGAATGGCATCGATTTCCTGAAGACGTTGCGGAGAAAGGGCGATCGCACCCCTTTCATCTTCCTCACTAGCAGCGGGAGAGAAGAGGTCATCAAGGACGCGGTGAACAACGGCGCGAACTCGTTTATCCAGAGGGGAGAGGGCATGGCCGCGTTCAGAAACCTGAGAAGCACCATGGTCCAACTATCTCAGGTGGGGGAGATGACGCGGAAGTTCGCCAGGCGGGGAGATAATCCCCAGTCAGCCATATATGATTTCTCTGGACCAACTTGTCTATATCGGTCTGGCACGATGGTACACGCCAACGCGGATTGCGCTCGATTGTTCGGGTTCGAAATAGTGAACGAGATGATGAACGAGCCGTCCCTGGCCTGGGCCCTGCCCGAACTTCATGAGGAGGTCCTGGATCGACTATTGAACCTGGAACTTAGACGCACCTCTAACTTCATCCATGTGATGCCAATGCAACGTGCCGATGGTTCACGGTTCAAGGCCATGATCAACGACACCCATATCGAGCTCGAGGATGGGCCTGCTTGCTTGATCAGATGCTGGGACATCAGTGATCATAAGAAGGTGAGCGGACCGCTTCAGGCTAGAATCAATGGATCACGACCCGACCTAACATCTCGTTCTGATAATATGTAA
- a CDS encoding FKBP-type peptidyl-prolyl cis-trans isomerase has translation MSSENANQADKVVKGDIVRMDFDGWVEDSNELFDTTNAQTAKDAGVYNEKIEYHSIPVLVGGGRIFQGLEEALEGAEIGKEYDIVISAEKAAGPRDPKLVDLIALREFLKQDIEPHIGMEVNIKNRPGIVTAITAGRVRVDFNRRLAGKSLKYHFKVLSKAQDDEEKVKAILEMDYGTSENFGITVDGSAVSIVLPDVCKYDQKWLLAKYRVVADLREGMNADKVSFIEEYVKPAEAPKEEPAPEEIAPEEIPQDE, from the coding sequence ATGTCTAGCGAAAACGCAAACCAGGCCGACAAGGTCGTAAAGGGAGATATTGTACGCATGGACTTTGACGGCTGGGTCGAGGACTCGAACGAGCTGTTCGACACCACCAACGCTCAGACCGCCAAGGACGCCGGCGTCTACAACGAGAAAATCGAGTACCACTCCATCCCCGTTCTGGTCGGCGGAGGCAGGATCTTCCAGGGTTTGGAAGAAGCCCTCGAGGGCGCCGAAATCGGCAAGGAGTACGACATCGTCATCTCCGCAGAAAAGGCCGCGGGCCCCCGTGACCCGAAGCTGGTCGACCTCATCGCGCTCAGGGAGTTCCTGAAGCAGGACATCGAGCCCCACATCGGAATGGAGGTCAACATCAAGAACCGTCCGGGCATCGTGACCGCTATCACCGCCGGCCGCGTCCGCGTGGACTTCAACCGCCGTTTGGCCGGAAAGAGCCTGAAGTACCACTTCAAGGTGCTGTCCAAGGCCCAGGACGATGAGGAGAAGGTCAAGGCCATCCTCGAGATGGACTACGGGACCTCGGAGAACTTCGGCATTACCGTCGACGGCAGCGCCGTGAGCATAGTGCTCCCCGATGTCTGCAAGTACGACCAGAAGTGGCTCCTCGCCAAGTACAGGGTCGTCGCCGACCTCCGCGAGGGAATGAATGCGGACAAGGTCAGCTTCATCGAGGAATACGTGAAGCCGGCTGAGGCCCCCAAGGAAGAGCCGGCTCCCGAGGAGATCGCTCCCGAAGAGATCCCCCAGGACGAATAA
- a CDS encoding cupin domain-containing protein, producing MRKFSAAEGAWEQGRGYCKRRMVLEGVLPQEVDLLQEVRFRKGDTVPPHYHRIQTEVFFVLARGSITIDDTRVDAEAGDIIVCEPGEVHGMPLVEADFGFMVMKIDYREDDTVWL from the coding sequence ATGCGTAAGTTTAGCGCGGCGGAGGGGGCGTGGGAGCAGGGGCGGGGATATTGCAAGAGGCGAATGGTCCTGGAGGGGGTCCTCCCCCAAGAGGTGGACCTGCTACAGGAGGTGCGCTTCAGGAAAGGGGACACCGTGCCCCCGCACTATCACCGTATCCAGACCGAGGTTTTCTTTGTGCTAGCGAGGGGATCGATCACCATCGACGATACCCGAGTAGACGCCGAGGCCGGAGATATCATCGTCTGTGAGCCAGGGGAGGTCCATGGCATGCCCTTGGTAGAGGCGGACTTTGGCTTCATGGTAATGAAGATCGATTACCGGGAGGACGATACTGTCTGGCTCTAG
- a CDS encoding acetyl ornithine aminotransferase family protein: MGRIASIRVEPPGPKARDVIREDVRYIATSTKTSPVVVSHAKGGMVTDVDDNTYLDFSSGVSVMNVGHSDPRIVRAVQDQAERLFHFAGTDFYYEAQAKLARKLDEVTPGHWEKKVFFSNSGTESIEAALKLTRWYTKRKMFIGFIGCFHGRTMGSLSLTSSKVGQRRRFFPTVPGVQHVPYAYCYRCPYCLESGSCGTQCAKVIEEIYFQTVVPPEEVAAIFLEPVLGEGGYVVPPTPFVKELARICRSYGILLVDDEVQAGMGRTGRLWAIEHFDVAPDFLCTSKALASGVPMGATIFPRHMDPEPGVHSNTFGGNLLACASSLATFDVMESDNLVENAARVGNYLHQRLEELQDRYEIIGDVRGMGLMQATELVKDRRTKEHAVQERDRMIELCWKRGLILLPAGRSTIRYIPPLIADNDFIDEGVDILDSAFRDLAK; this comes from the coding sequence ATGGGGAGGATTGCGAGCATTCGGGTGGAACCGCCTGGACCTAAGGCCAGGGATGTTATCAGAGAGGACGTTCGGTACATCGCCACGAGCACCAAGACCTCCCCGGTGGTGGTCTCCCATGCCAAGGGCGGCATGGTCACCGATGTCGACGACAACACCTATCTGGACTTCTCCAGTGGGGTGTCGGTGATGAATGTAGGGCATAGCGACCCCCGGATCGTGCGGGCGGTGCAGGACCAGGCCGAGCGTCTGTTCCACTTCGCCGGCACGGACTTCTACTACGAGGCCCAGGCCAAGCTAGCCCGTAAGCTCGACGAGGTCACGCCGGGCCACTGGGAAAAGAAGGTCTTCTTCTCCAACAGCGGGACGGAGTCGATCGAGGCGGCCCTGAAGCTGACGAGGTGGTACACCAAGAGGAAGATGTTCATCGGGTTTATCGGATGCTTCCACGGCCGCACCATGGGCTCCCTCTCACTGACCTCGAGCAAGGTCGGGCAGCGGAGGAGGTTCTTTCCCACCGTTCCCGGAGTGCAACATGTCCCTTATGCATACTGCTATCGCTGCCCATACTGTCTGGAGAGCGGCTCCTGTGGTACACAGTGCGCCAAGGTGATCGAGGAAATCTACTTCCAGACCGTAGTGCCCCCTGAGGAGGTGGCGGCGATATTTCTTGAACCTGTCCTCGGCGAGGGCGGCTATGTCGTCCCTCCCACCCCCTTCGTGAAGGAGCTGGCCAGGATCTGCAGGTCCTACGGCATCCTGCTGGTGGACGATGAGGTCCAGGCTGGGATGGGACGGACCGGCCGGCTATGGGCCATCGAGCACTTCGACGTCGCTCCGGACTTTCTTTGCACGTCCAAGGCGTTGGCCTCGGGGGTGCCAATGGGCGCCACGATCTTCCCCCGGCATATGGACCCCGAGCCCGGGGTGCATTCTAACACCTTCGGCGGAAACCTGTTGGCGTGCGCGTCATCGTTGGCGACCTTCGATGTGATGGAATCAGATAACCTGGTGGAGAACGCGGCCCGCGTGGGTAACTACCTCCACCAGAGGCTGGAGGAGCTCCAGGACCGCTACGAGATAATCGGGGACGTGCGCGGGATGGGGCTGATGCAGGCTACCGAGCTGGTCAAGGACCGCAGGACCAAGGAGCACGCGGTCCAGGAACGGGACCGTATGATCGAGCTATGCTGGAAGAGAGGGCTTATCCTCCTGCCGGCTGGTCGATCGACAATACGGTACATCCCGCCCCTCATCGCCGACAATGATTTCATCGATGAGGGCGTTGACATCCTGGACTCGGCGTTTCGGGACCTGGCGAAGTGA
- a CDS encoding flavodoxin domain-containing protein: protein MRVEIYHGSKYGNGARVAEEIRRLLVARNDDVSVHHMSEASPKDPLPAELYILGSPTHFGKAPGNVIRFLKRLTLPPGTRYAVFATLSAPRPDKVTGRMPTEEELQKLCRTLPMIDEQLRAKGMVKVAEMAAFVDPESMKGPLVEGWEKRVGAFVNRITSEP from the coding sequence ATGAGGGTCGAGATCTATCATGGATCGAAGTACGGCAATGGGGCAAGGGTGGCCGAGGAGATAAGGCGGTTGCTTGTGGCTAGGAACGACGATGTGAGCGTGCATCACATGAGCGAGGCGAGCCCAAAGGATCCGCTACCCGCCGAGCTATACATCCTCGGTTCGCCCACTCACTTCGGGAAGGCGCCCGGTAATGTCATTCGATTCCTCAAGCGGTTGACCCTGCCTCCCGGGACGCGGTATGCGGTCTTCGCCACCTTGAGCGCGCCCAGGCCGGACAAGGTGACAGGGAGGATGCCAACGGAGGAAGAGCTGCAGAAGCTCTGCCGCACGCTGCCAATGATCGACGAGCAACTCCGGGCCAAGGGCATGGTGAAGGTGGCGGAGATGGCCGCGTTCGTCGACCCGGAGAGCATGAAAGGGCCCCTGGTGGAAGGGTGGGAGAAGCGGGTGGGGGCGTTCGTGAATCGTATCACGAGCGAACCGTGA
- a CDS encoding ACT domain-containing protein, translated as MKKEMPKESIAERTRIYIDAHPSIKDCISKDLINYSSLARLIMKDLSIANEEAVMIACRRYAVKLGRQDHEKEILRVLRNSRLELKTKIAIITAKNDWTVLHRLEAVLKKLFNDKSIMQVIQGTHAITIIADEKLKNEVVNAVGQENVVKIRMGLVEISVRSPERIAETSGVFAFLANNLADGGINVLESVSVFTDTIFIVSEDDMMQAYAILSKCIESAEKMEAED; from the coding sequence ATGAAAAAGGAAATGCCCAAGGAGAGCATCGCCGAGCGCACCCGAATCTATATTGATGCTCATCCCAGCATTAAGGACTGCATTTCCAAGGATCTTATCAACTATTCTTCCCTGGCGAGGCTGATCATGAAGGATCTCTCCATCGCCAACGAGGAGGCGGTAATGATCGCCTGTCGCCGTTACGCGGTGAAGCTCGGAAGGCAGGACCATGAGAAAGAGATCCTCAGGGTACTGCGCAACTCCCGCTTGGAACTTAAGACGAAGATCGCCATCATCACTGCCAAGAACGATTGGACGGTCCTTCACCGTCTTGAGGCGGTCCTCAAGAAGCTGTTCAACGACAAGTCCATCATGCAGGTCATCCAGGGAACCCATGCCATAACCATCATCGCCGACGAGAAGCTCAAGAACGAGGTCGTCAACGCGGTGGGGCAGGAGAACGTGGTCAAGATCCGCATGGGGCTGGTGGAGATATCGGTCCGCTCCCCGGAGCGCATCGCCGAGACCAGCGGCGTGTTCGCTTTCCTGGCCAATAACCTCGCGGACGGGGGCATCAATGTTCTCGAGTCGGTCAGCGTGTTCACCGACACCATTTTCATCGTCAGCGAGGACGACATGATGCAGGCCTATGCCATCCTCTCGAAGTGCATCGAGTCGGCAGAAAAGATGGAAGCCGAGGACTGA
- a CDS encoding response regulator — protein MSVHSVLLVEDDIAFARFLIGSFRDVDPKIDVFHVNNGYAALSVINSGYRPDLILCEDHMPRMSCGELMSNVRTSPLYQSVPFVMLTSSFTDDLPPVPGRMPIDMKVPRPSNYREALALVSQVLAPPPQEDHNAKEEQTVAPAW, from the coding sequence GTGAGCGTGCACAGCGTACTGCTGGTCGAGGACGACATCGCCTTCGCCCGCTTTCTCATCGGGTCGTTCCGGGACGTTGACCCGAAGATCGACGTCTTTCATGTCAACAACGGTTATGCTGCTCTGTCGGTGATCAACAGCGGCTATCGTCCCGACCTGATCCTGTGCGAGGATCATATGCCTCGAATGAGCTGTGGCGAGCTGATGAGTAATGTGAGGACCAGCCCCTTGTACCAATCAGTCCCCTTCGTCATGCTTACCTCGTCGTTCACCGACGACTTACCTCCTGTCCCTGGTCGGATGCCCATCGACATGAAGGTCCCTCGCCCCAGCAACTACCGGGAGGCTTTGGCCCTGGTGAGCCAGGTCCTGGCTCCGCCCCCCCAGGAGGACCACAACGCCAAGGAAGAGCAGACGGTCGCCCCAGCGTGGTGA
- a CDS encoding DUF1294 domain-containing protein, whose product MVSTTAVLLGIYLMMNLASFVVYYLDKRAAIRRLRRIPESTLLLIALIAPFGAVGAMKLFHHKTRKLKFYLVYAFAVLHIAIIAYLLLRL is encoded by the coding sequence ATGGTATCAACCACTGCGGTGCTCCTGGGGATTTATCTCATGATGAACCTGGCCTCGTTCGTCGTGTACTACCTGGACAAGAGGGCGGCGATCAGGAGGCTGAGGAGGATACCGGAGAGCACCCTGCTTCTCATCGCCCTGATAGCCCCCTTCGGGGCGGTGGGGGCGATGAAGCTCTTCCATCACAAGACCAGGAAGCTGAAGTTCTATCTAGTCTACGCGTTCGCGGTGCTCCACATCGCCATCATCGCCTACCTCCTTCTCCGCCTATAG
- a CDS encoding aspartate aminotransferase family protein — translation MNKEKVKELDHQFLFQNYGRQDLCFDHGEREYLYDLSGRRYIDLVAGIAVNSLGYSHPDVVRTICEQATRLIHVSNLYLVKEQALAAEALASILPSPLGATMFCNSGAEANEAALKLAVKATGRSRVLSTRNSFHGRTSVTLSATGQPKYHSGFEPLLSKAFDFIDYGSVEQLKVAITRDTAAVIFEPIQGEGGIIPAGEEFVRTARDLCDERGALLIMDEVQTGMGRTGKWFGFQHYGVVPDIMTLAKALGSGVPIGACVSTREIAATFKPGTHGTTFGGNPLSCATARTVIEVMKRDRLVERSAELGAKWAQELRTIAVHGSKVAEVRGQGLMIGLDMGEEARKFQEYALNAGILVNVCGGRVVRMVPPLIVSDGSVQELNNTLRGYLGA, via the coding sequence ATGAACAAAGAAAAGGTGAAGGAGCTGGACCACCAGTTCCTGTTTCAAAACTACGGACGCCAAGATCTATGCTTCGACCATGGGGAGAGGGAATACCTCTACGACCTATCGGGGCGGAGGTACATTGACCTGGTGGCCGGGATCGCGGTCAACTCTCTCGGATACTCTCACCCTGACGTCGTCAGGACGATATGCGAGCAAGCCACCCGCCTTATTCACGTCTCCAACCTATACCTGGTTAAGGAGCAGGCCTTGGCCGCTGAGGCGCTGGCGAGCATCCTGCCGTCCCCTCTGGGGGCGACCATGTTCTGCAACAGCGGGGCCGAGGCCAACGAGGCCGCCCTCAAGCTGGCGGTGAAGGCCACCGGCCGGAGCCGGGTGTTGTCCACCAGGAACTCATTCCACGGCCGGACCTCGGTGACCCTATCGGCCACGGGCCAGCCCAAATACCATTCGGGGTTCGAGCCCCTGCTGTCCAAGGCCTTCGATTTCATCGATTATGGGAGCGTCGAGCAGCTTAAGGTTGCGATTACCAGGGACACCGCAGCGGTGATTTTCGAGCCCATCCAGGGGGAGGGAGGGATCATCCCGGCGGGCGAGGAGTTCGTGCGCACCGCCAGGGATCTGTGCGACGAGCGGGGTGCGCTGCTTATCATGGATGAGGTCCAGACGGGCATGGGACGCACCGGCAAGTGGTTCGGATTCCAGCATTATGGCGTAGTGCCGGACATCATGACCCTGGCCAAGGCTCTCGGCAGCGGCGTCCCCATCGGGGCCTGCGTGAGCACCAGGGAAATCGCCGCCACCTTCAAGCCGGGCACCCACGGCACCACCTTCGGCGGAAACCCTCTCTCCTGCGCCACCGCCAGGACGGTCATCGAGGTCATGAAGCGCGACCGGCTGGTCGAGCGCTCCGCTGAGCTGGGCGCGAAATGGGCCCAGGAACTGAGGACCATCGCTGTCCACGGAAGCAAGGTTGCCGAGGTTCGCGGTCAGGGACTGATGATCGGGCTGGACATGGGCGAGGAAGCCAGGAAGTTCCAGGAATATGCCCTGAACGCCGGCATTCTGGTCAACGTGTGCGGTGGGCGGGTTGTCCGGATGGTGCCCCCGTTGATCGTCAGCGACGGCTCGGTGCAGGAGCTGAACAACACCCTCAGGGGATACCTGGGAGCCTGA
- the argB gene encoding acetylglutamate kinase translates to MSDHQGSRRRVLVKFGGNALSGEGDLYRFGEDIASLIGSRFAPIIVHGGGPEISQEMEKRGLKVQKIGGLRVTDAAALKVAADVLARINQEIVRTLSRAGVKAAGMSGCEASVIASKMPPTKVPDGLGGSIMVDLDRVGDVSSVDPARLEELIAADTVPVIYPICADLEGNEFNVNADTVAAHVARAAGAREMVLVTDVPGILKEESVIRSITLREIDMLIAEGTITGGMIPKVDACRTALENGVKIVYMLNGKDPHALVRKLIREEETGTKITVG, encoded by the coding sequence ATGAGCGATCATCAAGGCTCCAGGCGGCGCGTACTGGTCAAGTTCGGAGGCAATGCGCTCAGCGGTGAGGGGGACCTCTATCGGTTCGGAGAGGACATCGCTTCCCTCATCGGCTCCCGCTTCGCCCCGATTATCGTCCACGGAGGCGGACCCGAGATATCGCAGGAGATGGAGAAGCGGGGGCTCAAGGTTCAGAAGATCGGTGGCCTTCGGGTGACCGATGCTGCCGCCCTGAAGGTGGCCGCCGACGTGTTGGCGCGCATCAATCAGGAGATCGTCCGGACGCTCTCCCGGGCGGGGGTCAAGGCTGCCGGTATGTCCGGCTGCGAAGCCTCGGTCATCGCCTCCAAGATGCCTCCGACCAAGGTTCCCGATGGATTGGGCGGCTCGATCATGGTAGACCTGGACCGCGTTGGAGACGTTTCCAGCGTAGACCCTGCCCGGCTCGAGGAGCTCATAGCGGCAGATACTGTCCCGGTGATCTACCCCATCTGCGCCGACCTCGAAGGTAACGAGTTCAACGTCAACGCCGACACAGTGGCCGCTCACGTGGCCCGGGCCGCAGGGGCTCGGGAAATGGTGCTGGTCACCGATGTGCCAGGCATACTGAAGGAGGAGTCGGTCATCCGTTCGATCACCCTCCGGGAGATAGATATGCTGATCGCCGAAGGCACCATCACCGGGGGCATGATCCCCAAGGTGGACGCCTGCCGGACCGCCCTCGAGAACGGGGTGAAGATCGTATACATGCTCAACGGCAAGGATCCCCACGCCCTGGTCAGGAAGCTGATCAGGGAAGAGGAGACCGGCACCAAGATCACGGTGGGATGA
- the argJ gene encoding bifunctional ornithine acetyltransferase/N-acetylglutamate synthase: MNTIDGGVTTPKGFKATGIHCGIKKERLDLAMIYSDRPAIATCAYTQNKMRAAPVELMIQRHSDRLQAFVVNSGNANAITGPQGMRDAISMSEAAAKALGLDPLHVGVASTGVIGRFLPMDRMIPGIESIAKQLGSGREFDHRANMAILTTDKTIKEAACQITLKDGTVVTIAGMAKGSGMISPSMKTKHATTLSFITSDAVLIKAPEWKWQECINKSFNMINVDGDQSTNDISVFMANGAAGGKPVDDNPEFWSGVLYVLQSLAKQVVLDGEGATKLIELKVTGAKNDREARTTGRWIISSSLVKTAIFGADPNFGRVLAALGNSGSEFDIDKLRLTIGSKGDEVVLFEGGVPQVKPCSEVEVKARKLLSDHNITMHLELGVGNGQAEAWGCDLTYEYVKINAEYTT; encoded by the coding sequence ATGAACACCATCGATGGCGGGGTCACCACCCCCAAGGGCTTCAAGGCGACAGGCATACACTGCGGTATCAAGAAGGAAAGGCTGGACCTGGCGATGATATACTCTGACAGGCCGGCCATCGCCACCTGTGCCTATACGCAGAACAAGATGCGCGCCGCTCCGGTAGAGCTCATGATCCAGCGCCACAGCGACAGGCTGCAGGCGTTCGTGGTGAACAGCGGCAACGCCAATGCCATCACCGGACCCCAGGGGATGAGGGATGCCATCAGCATGTCCGAGGCCGCGGCCAAGGCGCTGGGCCTCGACCCACTGCACGTAGGGGTGGCGTCCACTGGTGTCATCGGGCGCTTCCTGCCCATGGACCGCATGATCCCGGGGATTGAGAGCATCGCCAAGCAGCTCGGCTCCGGCCGGGAGTTTGACCACCGCGCCAACATGGCCATCCTGACCACGGACAAGACGATCAAGGAGGCTGCCTGCCAGATCACCCTCAAGGATGGCACCGTGGTCACCATCGCTGGGATGGCCAAAGGCTCGGGCATGATCTCTCCGTCCATGAAGACCAAGCACGCCACCACCCTCAGCTTCATCACCTCCGATGCGGTGCTGATCAAGGCCCCGGAGTGGAAGTGGCAGGAATGCATTAACAAGAGCTTTAACATGATCAACGTCGACGGTGACCAGAGCACTAACGATATCTCGGTGTTCATGGCCAACGGTGCCGCGGGAGGCAAGCCGGTCGATGACAACCCCGAGTTCTGGAGCGGAGTGCTGTACGTGCTGCAGTCCCTCGCCAAGCAGGTCGTGCTGGATGGTGAGGGTGCCACCAAGCTAATTGAGCTTAAGGTCACCGGAGCCAAGAACGACCGCGAGGCCCGTACCACCGGCCGGTGGATCATCTCCTCCTCGCTGGTGAAGACCGCGATCTTCGGAGCGGACCCCAACTTCGGCCGTGTGCTCGCCGCGCTGGGCAATTCGGGCAGCGAGTTCGATATCGACAAGCTGCGGCTGACCATCGGAAGCAAGGGCGACGAGGTCGTCCTGTTCGAGGGTGGAGTACCTCAGGTGAAGCCTTGTTCCGAGGTCGAGGTCAAGGCCCGGAAGCTGCTCTCCGACCATAACATCACCATGCACCTGGAGCTCGGGGTCGGCAACGGCCAGGCCGAAGCGTGGGGTTGCGACCTCACTTATGAGTACGTGAAGATCAACGCCGAGTACACTACCTAG
- the argC gene encoding N-acetyl-gamma-glutamyl-phosphate reductase: MIKAAIVGGSGYTGSELARILCRHPEMNLVAMTSRQNAGTPVAKILPSLNGFTDLTFEAQLDADADVDLAFLATPHGASMGIAPSLLSRGIKVIDLSGDYRLGDPAVYEKWYGHPHKDLDGLAKAVYGMTELYREDIARADLVANPGCYPTCAVLSLAPLLAAGLVEDRVIIDAKSGTSGAGAEPSKATHHPACGSSITPYKIVGHRHTPEIKMALDAVSGTGNGVVFTPHLLPIVRGMLTTSYVVLKKDKSKNELQAIYDSYYAGRRFVRRVAVPSIPSTVGSNFAEVGVETADADTVVVMGALDNLVKGAAGQAVQNANIMFKMDETVGLDFPGLGV, from the coding sequence ATGATCAAAGCAGCTATCGTTGGAGGGTCCGGCTATACCGGAAGCGAACTGGCACGCATTCTGTGCCGCCATCCTGAGATGAATTTGGTGGCTATGACTTCCAGGCAGAACGCGGGAACCCCAGTGGCCAAGATATTGCCCTCCTTGAATGGGTTCACCGATTTGACTTTCGAGGCTCAACTGGATGCCGACGCCGACGTGGACTTGGCGTTCCTGGCCACCCCTCACGGCGCGTCCATGGGCATCGCTCCTAGCTTGCTTTCCAGGGGTATCAAGGTCATCGACCTCAGTGGGGACTACCGCCTGGGAGACCCCGCTGTTTACGAGAAGTGGTACGGGCATCCCCACAAGGACCTCGACGGCTTGGCCAAGGCAGTGTATGGCATGACGGAGCTGTACCGCGAAGACATTGCCCGTGCCGACCTCGTGGCCAACCCGGGGTGCTACCCCACCTGTGCGGTCCTCTCCCTCGCGCCCCTGTTGGCCGCGGGGCTGGTCGAGGACCGGGTGATCATCGATGCCAAGAGCGGGACCTCGGGAGCGGGCGCAGAGCCGAGCAAGGCGACCCACCATCCTGCCTGCGGCTCGTCGATCACCCCCTATAAGATCGTCGGGCATCGTCACACTCCCGAGATAAAGATGGCTCTTGATGCTGTATCGGGCACTGGTAACGGCGTAGTCTTCACCCCCCACCTGCTGCCCATAGTGCGCGGCATGCTCACCACGAGCTACGTTGTTTTGAAAAAGGATAAGAGCAAGAACGAATTGCAGGCGATCTACGATTCGTACTACGCCGGTCGGCGGTTCGTCCGCCGGGTGGCGGTGCCGTCGATACCCTCCACGGTGGGTTCGAACTTCGCCGAGGTCGGGGTGGAGACGGCGGACGCCGATACGGTCGTGGTCATGGGAGCACTGGATAACCTGGTGAAGGGAGCGGCCGGCCAGGCTGTGCAGAACGCCAACATCATGTTCAAAATGGACGAGACCGTCGGTCTCGATTTCCCCGGACTAGGAGTGTAA